The following are from one region of the Nicotiana tabacum cultivar K326 chromosome 3, ASM71507v2, whole genome shotgun sequence genome:
- the LOC107826750 gene encoding uncharacterized protein LOC107826750 — protein sequence MSRICVKNLPKYVAEDRLREFFSQKGEVTDAKLMRTQDGKSRQFGFVGFRTEQEAEEALKYFDKSFMDSSRIICEVARKIGDPNIPRPWSRHTLKKEEKPTKEDENAKVKRSSKSAGLKGDKVNSKQESKDEDPHLQEFLEVMQPRSKSKLWANDTLTAPSLARSKKDANKQSQRKEKSQKKLDADYSEVDEVGKKEESLSDSEESEKPDGSRNDEVMTDMDYFKSKVRKDWSDSESSEDDDSDNESDAEGGKSSEDANASNILEPDDREEMLNDEFSRFNNGSLDPADPSSSIKDEKEEDLESGRLFLRNLPYTTTEEELEEHFRKFGSVSQVHIVVDKDTKRSKGIAYVLYSLPESAARALTELDSSIFQGRLLHVMPAKQKVPSEKTETVANTKQSSKTFKQQRQEEKKASEASGNTRSWNTLFMRPDTVVENIARKFGVSKSDLLDREADDLAVRIALGETQVIAETKKALAKSGVNIASLEEYAAGKTDGVKRSNHVILVKNLPYGSSEGELANMFGKFGSLDKIILPPTKTLALVVFLEPAEARAAFRGLAYKRYKDTPLYLEWAPGNILDQTSDSKNTLIVGEDDAKRVLLEQQVEGITDPDVDPDRVESRSLYVKNLNFKTSDESLKEHFTQHIKDGRILSARVKKHVKNGKNVSMGFGFIEFDSVDTAINVCKDLQGTVLDGHALILQLCHTKKDGQLPKKTENDKSSTKLLVRNVAFEATEKDLRQLFSPFGQIKSLRLPMRFGNHRGFAFVEFVTKQEAKNAIEALSNTHLYGRHLVLERAKEGESLEELRARTAAQFSTEQNGFQTAKLSKKRKHMAVLDEGSLKFERIAD from the exons AT gtcccgaataTGTGTGAAGAATTTGCCGAAGTATGTAGCTGAGGACCGCCTCAGAGAATTCTTCTCCCAGAAGGGGGAAGTCACTGACGCCAAGCTCATGCGTACTCA AGATGGGAAGAGCAGGCAATTTGGATTTGTCGGATTTCGAACGGAGCAAGAAGCTGAGGAAGCTCTCAAGTATTTTGACAAGTCCTTCATGGATAGTAGCCGTATTATTTGTGAG GTTGCTAGGAAAATTGGGGATCCAAATATCCCTCGTCCATGGAGCAGGCACACtttgaaaaaagaagagaagcCGACAAAAGAGGATGAGAATGCAAAAGTAAAAAGAAGTTCTAAGTCTGCAGGTTTAAAAGGGGACAAAGTGAACAGTAAACAGGAGAGTAAAGATGAGGATCCTCATCTTCAAGAGTTCCTTGAAGTTATGCAGCCTCGGAGTAAGTCAAAGTTGTGGGCAAATGATACACTAACAGCTCCATCTCTTGCCCGAAGTAAAAAGGATGCCAATAAGCAATCCCAGAGAAAAGAGAAGAGCCAGAAAAAATTGGATGCTGATTACTCGGAGGTAGATGAAGTTGGCAAAAAAGAAGAATCTCTTTCAGATAGTGAAGAATCTGAGAAACCTGACGGCTCCCGTAATGATGAAGTTATGACTGATatggattatttcaaaagtaaAGTGAGGAAAGATTGGTCCGACTCAGAAAGTAGTGAAGACGATGACAGTGATAACGAAAGTGACGCTGAAGGTGGCAAGAGTAGTGAAGATGCAAATGCTAGTAATATCCTTGAACCTGATGATAGAGAGGAAATGTTGAATGATGAGTTCTCCAGATTTAACAATGGATCACTTGACCCTGCTGACCCTTCATCAAGTATTaaggatgaaaaagaagaagatctGGAGAGTGGACGATTATTTCTTCGTAATCTTCCATACACTACTAC GGAAGAGGAGCTGGAAGAGCATTTTAGAAAATTTGGCAGTGTCTCACAGGTTCATATTGTTGTTGACAAAGATACAAAGCGGTCCAAGGGAATTGCATATGTTCTCTATTCATTACCAGAATCTGCTGCTAG GGCATTAACAGAGCTGGACAGTTCAATTTTTCAAGGCCGATTACTTCATGTTATGCCAGCAAAGCAGAAAGTTCCTTCAGAGAAAACAGA GACAGTTGCCAACACCAAGCAATCTTCAAAAACATTTAAGCAGCAGAGACAAGAGGAAAAGAAGGCATCTGAAGCTAGTGGAAATACACGGTCATGGAATACTCTCTTCATGCGCCCAGACACT GTTGTCGAGAATATTGCAAGAAAATTTGGAGTGAGTAAAAGTGATCTTCTTGATAGAGAAGCTGATGATCTTGCAGTACGTATAGCATTGGGAGAGACTCAAGTGATAGCTGAGACCAAAAAGGCTCTTGCAAAATCTGGAGTTAATATTGCGTCATTGGAAGAATATGCTGCTGGGAAAACTGATGGAGTGAAACGAAGCAATCATGTTATTCTAGTCAAGAATTTGCCTTATGGTTCGTCAGAAGGTGAACTTGCAAATATGTTTGGAAAGTTTGGGAGCCTGGACAAGATTATTCTTCCTCCCACCAAAACCTTAGCTCTG GTTGTCTTCCTAGAACCGGCAGAAGCACGTGCAGCTTTCCGGGGTCTAGCATACAAACGTTACAA GGACACTCCCCTTTATTTGGAGTGGGCTCCTGGAAATATTCTTGATCAAACAAGTGATTCAAAAAATACTCTTATCGTCGGTGAAGATGACGCAAAGAGAGTGCTGCTAGAGCAACAAGTGGAAGGAATAACAGATCCAGATGTTGATCCTGATAGAGTTGAG TCACGATCACTGTATGTCAAGAACCTAAATTTCAAGACGTCTGATGAGAGTTTAAAAGAGCATTTCACTCAACACATAAAGGATGGACGAATATTAAGTGCGAGA GTGAAGAAGCATGTAAAGAACGGAAAGAATGTCTCAATGGGTTTTGGATTCATTGAGTTTGATTCTGTTGATACAGCAATCAATGTTTGCAAGGATTTGCAG GGCACTGTTTTGGATGGTCATGCACTTATATTGCAACTTTGTCACACTAAGAAGGATGGTCAACTTCCAAAGAAAACTGAGAATGACAAGAGCTCGACTAAGTTGCTTGTTAGGAATGTTGCTTTTGAGGCAACTGAAAAGGATCTCAGGCAACTATTCAGTCCATTTGGGCAG ATAAAGAGCTTAAGGCTGCCGATGAGATTTGGGAACCATAGAGGTTTTGCATTTGTAGAGTTTGTTACGAAACAAGAGGCAAAGAATGCCATTGAAGCTCTATCCAATACTCACTTGTATGGGCGCCATCTG GTTCTGGAGAGAGCCAAGGAAGGTGAGAGCTTAGAGGAATTACGAGCTCGCACAGCAGCTCAATTTAGTACTGAGCAAAATGGGTTTCAAACTGCTAAATTATCCAAGAAGAGAAAGCACATGGCTGTATTGGACGAAGGGAGTCTTAAATTTGAGCGAATTGCTGATTAA
- the LOC107826744 gene encoding putative F-box protein At5g44220: MELPEAMVMEGLLRLPLKCLCRYMCVSKTWCSIISGINKLHIVHNLSIVISNFGCSTWSSLFQSRLGLTIPPPPPPPFIKQQLGGGEYDSAEIGFTQVINGLLCFYTPAPAGDLTLCNYYTFETRKLPLPRFYRWTHKSQFYLGFDPLTGSYKLLSLGCLRDHDVLIYREILTLGGVNDEEDITVGTWIKMCPVGFLPGIDVLSTPSVCINQFLYWLVECKDNTRKILAFNLTAHHLYDIPLPKHLTGFDQLTDLSTARIVNFNGCLAVGCLENARADAVTLNFWEWNSRRCWIQYSITLPEEIVSCNRESWCSVGNLPTGEILLTNPKANDDSDFTPYFILVITTLESFRGLWLASFHPVWLPLVKNLLYRYLVS, from the coding sequence ATGGAGTTACCTGAAGCTATGGTAATGGAGGGTCTGTTGCGGCTGCCATTGAAGTGTCTCTGCAGATACATGTGTGTCTCAAAGACCTGGTGCTCAATCATCTCTGGAATTAATAAACTGCATATCGTTCACAACTTAAGCATCGTCATCTCCAATTTCGGTTGTTCAACTTGGAGTTCCTTGTTCCAATCGAGGCTCGGTCTTACTatccctcctcctcctcctcctccttttaTCAAGCAACAGTTGGGTGGTGGTGAGTATGATTCTGCAGAAATTGGATTCACACAAGTTATCAATGGCCTCTTATGTTTCTACACTCCAGCCCCAGCTGGTGATCTTACTCTCTGCAATTACTACACTTTTGAAACAAGGAAGCTCCCGCTCCCTAGGTTTTACCGCTGGACACATAAAAGTCAATTCTATTTAGGATTTGATCCCTTGACTGGCTCCTACAAGCTGCTTAGCCTTGGTTGCCTTCGCGATCATGATGTTCTTATTTACCGAGAGATTCTTACCCTAGGAGGAGTGAACGACGAGGAGGACATCACTGTCGGTACTTGGATAAAAATGTGCCCTGTTGGTTTTCTACCAGGGATAGATGTGTTGTCCACACCAAGTGTTTGCATTAACCAATTTCTGTATTGGTTGGTTGAATGCAAGGACAATACCCGGAAAATACTGGCATTTAACCTTACCGCACATCATTTATATGATATCCCCCTCCCTAAACATCTTACAGGTTTTGATCAACTTACAGATTTATCAACAGCCAGAATTGTGAACTTCAACGGATGTTTGGCGGTGGGATGCCTGGAGAATGCTAGGGCGGATGCAGTTACATTGAATTTCTGGGAATGGAATAGCCGGCGTTGCTGGATTCAATATTCCATAACCTTACCTGAAGAAATAGTCAGTTGTAATAGAGAGAGCTGGTGCAGTGTTGGTAACCTTCCAACAGGTGAGATACTGCTGACTAATCCTAAAGCTAATGATGATTCTGATTTCACCCCATACTTTATTCTTGTGATCACTACACTCGAGAGTTTCAGAGGGTTGTGGTTGGCAAGTTTCCACCCTGTATGGTTGCCGCTGGTGAAAAATCTTCTTTACAGATATCTTGTGTcttga